The sequence GGGGCATTCCCAGCCCGACCCTGGACGACGGGACGCGGGTGCAGGTGTCCAACCCGGTCGACGGGCTCGCCCTGTTCAAGTCCGGCAGGAACAAGGCCGCCGCCTGGAAGTTCATCGAGTTCGCCGCCTCGCACGAGTCCAACAGCAAGTGGAACGAGTCGGCCGGGTCGGTGCCGGCCAACACGGAGGCGGCGGGGGACGCCTGGGTGCGGGCGAACGAGCCGACGAAGCTGGCGGCCGAGGCGCTGGACGGGGCCGGCACGAAGATCGTTCAGCTGCCGTACTACCTGCCCGACTGGAACACCGTCTCCAAGGCCGACAACGAGCCGAACTTCCAGAAGGTGCTGCTCGGCAAGATGAGCGCGAAGCAATTCCTGGACCTGCTGGCCGACCAGCTGAACAAGGCCCAGGAGGACTGGAAGAAGAACCACTGAGTCCGGAACACCGCGGTCGTGGGGGACTGCGGGCCCGTCGTGGCCGGCCGCGCAGTTCCCCGCGCCCCGCACCCTTTCCCCGCGTCCGAAAGGTACTGATCGTGTCCCTCACGCGCAGACAGGTCACGGCCACCGCGCTCGCCGCCGTCCCCCTTGCCCGGCGTTCGCCGAAAGGCGCCCGCCGTCTCCACATCGCCGGTGACTCGACGGCCGCACAGAAATACGCCGACGCCGCTCCCGAGACCGGCTGGGGCATGGCGCTGCCCTTCTTCCTCCGCAAGGAGCTGGAGGTCGCCAACCACGCGGTGAACGGCCGGAGTTCGAAGAGCTTCGTCGACGAGGGCCGGCTGGACGCACTGCTCGCCGAGATCCGGCACGGGGATCTGCTGATCGTCCAGTTCGGGCACAACGACGAGAAGGCCACCGATCCCGCCCGGTACACCGAGCCGTGGACCTCGTACCAGCGGTATCTGCGGCTGTACGTCGACGGGGCCCGCGCGCGTGGTGCCCGGCCCGTCCTCGCCACCTCCGTGGAGCGCCGCAGGTTCGACGCCGCCGGCACCGCCCTGCCCACCCACGGCGACTACCCGGCGGCCGTGCGGGCGCTCGCCGAGGAGGAGAAGGTCGCGCTGCTCGACATCGAGGCGCTGTCGCTCGCGCTGTGGCAGCGGCTCGGGCCCAAGGAGACGAAGACCTACTTCAACTGGACCGCCACCGAGCAGGACAACACGCACTTCAACCCGCCGGGCGCCATCGCCGTGGCGCGGCTCGTGGCACGGGAGCTGCTGCGCACCCGGGTGCTGGCCCGGTCCGACCTCCGCCGGCTGGACGAGGACGTCCCGGCGTCCTGGATCACCTGGCCGCCCGCTCCCGCGTCCTGACCCGTCCCCGTCGGGCCACCGGGCCACCGGCTTCCGAGCCGCCACCGAGTCACCGAGTCCTCTAGGAGAGCCGCACAGTGCGTACCCAGAAATGTCATGGACGGGTCATGAGTGCCCTGGTGGGCGCCACCGCCCTCGTCCTCGCCGTCACCGGCACCGCGTCCGCGCACCCCGCCCGCCACGCCGCACCCGACCGGCAGACGCTGCCCGCCGGGGACGGCTGGGCCGCCTACGGCACCGGGACGACCGGCGGGGCCGCCGCCGATCCCGCGCACGTGTACACCGTCAGCACCTGGGAGCAGTTCAAGGCCGCCCTCGCCGACGGCGGCAGCGCGCCGAAGATCGTCCGGGTCAAGGGCACCCTCGACGCCGACGGGCCCGGCTGCGACACGTTCGCGGTGCCCGGCTACGACTTCGACGCCTATCTGAAGACCTACGACCCGGCGGTGTGGGGCCGCGCCAAGACCCTCGACGCCGAGCCCGACGGCAGTCCCGAGGGCCTGCGCCGCGCCTCGGCCGCCCGCCAGGACGCCTTCATCAAGGCGGCCGTCCCCGCCAACACCACCATCGTCGGCATCGGCCGCGACGCCGGGTTCAAGGGCGCCAGCCTCCAGATCAAGGGCGTCGACAACGTCATCGTGCGCAACCTGGCCTTCGAGAGCCCCCTCGACTGCTTCCCGCAGTGGGACCCGACCGACACCGCCGACGGCAACTGGAACTCCGAGTACGACAGCGCCGTGGTGTACGGCTCGACCCATGTGTGGATGGACCACGACACCTTCACCGACGGCGACCACCCGGACAGCACCCTGCCGTCGTACTACGGCCGCCTCTACCAGCAGCACGACGGCGAGCTGGACGTCGTCAAGGGCGCCGACTACGTCACCGCGTCCTGGAACGTCTTCGAGGACCACGACAAGACGATCCTCATCGGCAACAGCGACAGCGCGGCCACCGCCGCCGTCGACCGCGGGCACCTGAAGGTCACCTTCCACCACAACCTGTTCCGGAACCTGGTCGAGCGGGCGCCGCGCGTCCGCTTCGGGCAGGTGGACTCGTACAACAACCACTTCGTCGCGGGCGACGGCTACTCCTACACCTACGGCATCGGCATGGAGTCCCAGCTCGTCGCCGAGCACAACGCGTTCACCCTGCCGGACGGCGCCCGGGCCGGCGCGGTGCTGAAGAAGTGGAAGGACGCCCCGGTCACCGCCGCCGACAACTACGTCAACGGCCGGCCGGTGGATCTCCTCGCCGTCCACAACGCGGACGTGCCCGGCGAGATCCTGCGGTCCGGGGCCGGGTGGACGCCGAGCCTGCGCACCAGGGTGGACCGGCCGTCGGCCGTTCCCGGCATCGTCGGCCACCACGCGGGCGCCGGACGCCTGCGCTGACCCGTGCGGCCGGGGCGCGACACCGCCCCGGCCGCCCGATGAGGGAGGACTTCCATGCCCCTGTCCCGACGGGGTCTGCTCACCGCGAGCACCGCGGCCGCCGCGCTCGCCCTGACTTCCGCCCCCGCACACGCCCGTCCCCGCCCGTTCGGCCGCTACGGCTCCCCGGCCCGCCGCCTCACCCCGGGCACCCTGTACGTCGACCCGCACGGCCGCGGCGACTTCGCCTCCGTCCAGGCCGCGGTCACCGCCGCCACCGGCGGCGGCCGGACCCTGGTCATCGCCCCGGGCACCTACCGCGAGACGGTCGCCGTCGACCCCGGCCGTACGGAGATGACCTGGATCGGCGCCACCGGGGACCCGCGGGACGTGGTGATCGTCCACGACAACGCCGCCGGCACCCCCAAGCCCGGCGGCGGCACCCACGGCACCACCGGTTCGGCGACGGCCACCGTCCAGGCCGACGGCTTCACCGCCCGCTGGATCACCTTCGCCAACGACTGGCTGCGCGCCGACCACCCCGGCACCACCGGCACCCAGGCCGTCGCCCTCAAGGCGCAGGGCGACCGGAGCGCCTTCTGGCACTGCCGCTTCCTCGGCCACCAGGACACCCTGTACGCCGACTCACCGGCCCTGTCCGTCTTCGCCCGGCAGTACTACGCCCACTGCTACGCCGAGGGAGACGTCGACTTCGTCTTCGGACGGGCCGCCGCCGTGTTCGAGCACTGCCGCTTCCGCACCCTGAACCGCACGGACCTGGCCGCCGCGCCCTACGGCTTCGTCTTCGCGCCCTCCACCGCCGCCGCCAACCCGCACGGCTTCCTGGTCACCCGGAGCCGCATCACCAGCGAGGCCCCGGACGCCTTCTACAAGCTGGCCCGCCCCTGGGTCCCCAGCTCCGACCCCACCGCCCGCCCGATGCTCACCGTCCGCGACACCTGGCTCGGCCCCGGCATCGACGCGGCCACCCCCTACACGGACATGGCGGCGGCCCACCCCTGGCAGGAGCAGCGGTTCGCCGAGTACCGCACCACCGGCCCCGGAGCGGTCGTCACCGTCCCGGAGAACCGGCCCCGGCTGACCGACGCGCAGGCCGCGTCGGCGACCAGGGCGGCCTGGCTCGGCGACTGGACGCCGTGGGCGGAGCGCTGACGCCGAGCCGCACGGCACGGCCACCGGGGCAGACGGGAATTGCCAGACAGGCTTCAGGAGGGCTCGTGCGGGGCGAAGTCGCCGGTCACCGCGTAGGCGTGGCCGTCGGCGGTCCCCGTCATGACGTAGCCGTCGTCCTTCGCGTCCCGCCCTCCGCGGGCATGGTCGTACTGCCCGGCGAACACCCACTCGCCCGCCGGCACCGTACGTCCCCGCCTCAGCGTCCACGTGTAGACGACGAACCCGTCCTTCTCCGCGACGCTCAGGGCGAAGTCCGCCTCGGGCAGCGAGCGCCAGGCGCCCGTGGAGGTCACCCCGCCGGTCTGCGCGATCCTCAGCTCCACCGTGAGCGACGTGAGCCTTTCCGACGTCTTCAGGGTCAGATTGCTCTGCGCCCAGAAGTCGTTGCTGTGCGGGTCGACCGAGCCGTCCGACCACAGGGGGCCGCTGCGCTCGGCGCGGGCCGTCGGCGGCCCGTTGGAGGCGGTGGCCTCCGGGGTGGCGGAGGCGGACGAGGAAGGCGAGGAGGACGGCGTCCGGGACGGCTCGCCGGCGGTGCCCGTGGGCGTCGGGCCGGCCGTGCGGACGGGCGGTGCCGGGGCCGTGGTGCGCTCCGGGGACGCGCTGGGCGCCGGCGGGACGGCCACCGTCCGGCGGGCCGGCGGCTCGTCCTTCACCGCGGACGCCACCGCGTAGCCGCCGACCGCGAGCACTCCGGCCACCGCGGCCGTCGCGGAGACCACCCGGAACCAGCCCACCACCGGCGGGCGCACGGCCCGGTGGCCGGGGCGGGACGGCTCGGCCATGCCGCGCTCCACCCGGGCCAGGATGCGCGCGCGGTCCGGTTCATGGGCCCCGGCCGCCTCGTGCAGCCGGGCGCGCAGCTCGTCGTGCACGTCCTGCCGCCTCATCGGTTCCTTCCTCCGCTCTCCCCGCCCCGGGCCGCCATCACCGCGTGCACCCGCCGCGGGTCGCCCTGCGGGCCGAGCAGCCGCTGGAGTTCGGCCATGCCCTTGGACGTCTGGCTCTTAACCGTACCCACCGAGATCCCGAGCGCGAGCGCGGTGTCCTTCTCCGACAGGTCGAACGCGTGCCGGAGCACCACGCACGCCCGCTTCCGGAACGGCAGCCTGCGCAGCGCCCCCTGGACGTCCACCACGCCGGCGACGTCCGGGTTCTCGGTGCGTTCCTCGGCGCGCGGCCAGAACAGCGCGATCCGCCGCCGCTCGCGCACGGCGCCGCGGATCCGGGTACGGGCCAGGTTGGCGACCACGCCTCGCGCGTACGCCACCGGATGGTCGGCCGCGCGCACCCGGTCCCAGCGGTGCCACAGGGCCAGCAGGGCGTCCGCCGCCAGATCGTCGGCGGCGTCCGGCTCGCCGGTCAACAGGTGGGCGAGGCGGGCGAGTTCGGCGTAGTGCCGTTCGAAGAAGGCATGGAACTCCACGGAGGCTGCGTCGTCGACGACTGTGCCCACGGGTGACCTCTTCTCGATACGCGCTCTGGAGGTGAGTGTCATGTGAATGACATGCGGGGAGTCCAGGGAGGCCCGGACGGAGATCCGGAAGCGTAGCAGTGATCGTTTAGGCGTTTTCGTACGGGGGGTCGGACAGCGTATGGCTGACCGAACCCGTTGAGAGAACACGGAAACGACCCGAAGAGGGTTCGAAAGGAGAGGAAAGAAGAGGCGATCCCGGACGGGACCGGGGGAGTGCGTGGCGCCCCGTTTCCTGCCGGGGCGCCACGGCGGGGCTACTTCAGCGCCGCCCGCATCATGGCCCGGGCCACCGGCGCCGCCAGGCCGTTGCCGCTCACCTCGGAGCGGGCCGCGTCGGACTGCTCCACCATCACCGCGACGGCCACTTCCTTGCCGTTGCCGTCCGACTTGCCGTACGAGGTGAACCACGCGTACGGCGTCTTGCTGTTGTTCTCACCGTGCTGCGCGGTGCCGGTCTTGCCGCCGACGGTCACCCCGTCGATCAGCGCGTTGGTGCCGGTACCGTCCTTCACCACCGTCACCATCGCCGACTGAAGCTGCTCGGCGGTGGTGGAGCTGATGATCTCCGAGGTGCCGGTGTCGTCGTCGTAGTCCTTCAGCACGTCGCCGCCGCTGTCGGTGATCCGCGCGACCATGTGCGGCGACACCAGCTTGCCGCCGTTGGCGATGGCCGCCGAGACCATGGCCATCTGGAGCGGGGTCGCCGTGACGTCGAACTGGCCGATGCCGGACAGGGCCGTCTGCGCCTTGTCCATGTCGGAGGGGTAGACGCTCGGGTAGGCGCGCACCGGCACGTCCTGCTCCGCGTCGTTGAAGCCGAACTTCTCGGCCATGTCCCTGACCTTCTCCTGCCCCAGCTCGACGGCCATGTGACCGAAGACGTTGTTGCACGAGTAGCGCAGGGCGACCCGGATGGAGGCGTTCTTGCACGGCGCCGACTTGCTCTCGTTGTTCAGCGGGAGCACCGTGCCCGGCATGATGTACGGATCGGGACTGTCCGTGGTTTCGTCCACGTTCTTGTACAACCCGGTCTCCAGCGCGGCGGCGGCGACGACCAGCTTGAACGTCGAGCCGGGCGGCAGTGGCTGGCGCAGCGCGCGGTTGGTGAGCGGCTTCTCCTTGT comes from Streptomyces sp. SCL15-4 and encodes:
- a CDS encoding rhamnogalacturonan acetylesterase, translating into MSLTRRQVTATALAAVPLARRSPKGARRLHIAGDSTAAQKYADAAPETGWGMALPFFLRKELEVANHAVNGRSSKSFVDEGRLDALLAEIRHGDLLIVQFGHNDEKATDPARYTEPWTSYQRYLRLYVDGARARGARPVLATSVERRRFDAAGTALPTHGDYPAAVRALAEEEKVALLDIEALSLALWQRLGPKETKTYFNWTATEQDNTHFNPPGAIAVARLVARELLRTRVLARSDLRRLDEDVPASWITWPPAPAS
- a CDS encoding pectate lyase, whose translation is MSALVGATALVLAVTGTASAHPARHAAPDRQTLPAGDGWAAYGTGTTGGAAADPAHVYTVSTWEQFKAALADGGSAPKIVRVKGTLDADGPGCDTFAVPGYDFDAYLKTYDPAVWGRAKTLDAEPDGSPEGLRRASAARQDAFIKAAVPANTTIVGIGRDAGFKGASLQIKGVDNVIVRNLAFESPLDCFPQWDPTDTADGNWNSEYDSAVVYGSTHVWMDHDTFTDGDHPDSTLPSYYGRLYQQHDGELDVVKGADYVTASWNVFEDHDKTILIGNSDSAATAAVDRGHLKVTFHHNLFRNLVERAPRVRFGQVDSYNNHFVAGDGYSYTYGIGMESQLVAEHNAFTLPDGARAGAVLKKWKDAPVTAADNYVNGRPVDLLAVHNADVPGEILRSGAGWTPSLRTRVDRPSAVPGIVGHHAGAGRLR
- a CDS encoding pectinesterase family protein — encoded protein: MPLSRRGLLTASTAAAALALTSAPAHARPRPFGRYGSPARRLTPGTLYVDPHGRGDFASVQAAVTAATGGGRTLVIAPGTYRETVAVDPGRTEMTWIGATGDPRDVVIVHDNAAGTPKPGGGTHGTTGSATATVQADGFTARWITFANDWLRADHPGTTGTQAVALKAQGDRSAFWHCRFLGHQDTLYADSPALSVFARQYYAHCYAEGDVDFVFGRAAAVFEHCRFRTLNRTDLAAAPYGFVFAPSTAAANPHGFLVTRSRITSEAPDAFYKLARPWVPSSDPTARPMLTVRDTWLGPGIDAATPYTDMAAAHPWQEQRFAEYRTTGPGAVVTVPENRPRLTDAQAASATRAAWLGDWTPWAER
- a CDS encoding SigE family RNA polymerase sigma factor gives rise to the protein MGTVVDDAASVEFHAFFERHYAELARLAHLLTGEPDAADDLAADALLALWHRWDRVRAADHPVAYARGVVANLARTRIRGAVRERRRIALFWPRAEERTENPDVAGVVDVQGALRRLPFRKRACVVLRHAFDLSEKDTALALGISVGTVKSQTSKGMAELQRLLGPQGDPRRVHAVMAARGGESGGRNR
- a CDS encoding peptidoglycan D,D-transpeptidase FtsI family protein produces the protein MNKTIRRASVFTLLLVLALLVRATWLQFYDGQALADDNDNRRNVIATYSRPLGNIIVAGDAITGSARTKGSDLAYKRTYTNGELYAPVTGYASQAYAPTQLEGIYKDLLNGTDNQLKTVMDTVTGERADPGDVITTIDPAVQKAGYRALGGKKGGAVAIDPKTGKILAVVSTPSYDPSALTDASTAGTAWKALNADKEKPLTNRALRQPLPPGSTFKLVVAAAALETGLYKNVDETTDSPDPYIMPGTVLPLNNESKSAPCKNASIRVALRYSCNNVFGHMAVELGQEKVRDMAEKFGFNDAEQDVPVRAYPSVYPSDMDKAQTALSGIGQFDVTATPLQMAMVSAAIANGGKLVSPHMVARITDSGGDVLKDYDDDTGTSEIISSTTAEQLQSAMVTVVKDGTGTNALIDGVTVGGKTGTAQHGENNSKTPYAWFTSYGKSDGNGKEVAVAVMVEQSDAARSEVSGNGLAAPVARAMMRAALK